The following nucleotide sequence is from Labeo rohita strain BAU-BD-2019 chromosome 3, IGBB_LRoh.1.0, whole genome shotgun sequence.
CTACACACATGCAAAAACACAACATCATCCTCAGCCAACCGAGGGCCGGAGCCCTTAGGAAAAATGTCTTCTCCTCTTCCCCCCtctcttcttctcctcctcgCTTTGCGCTCACAGAATGGTacactttctttttcttctctccATCCTTTTTGCCTTGCTCACTGGTGGGCTTGTCGTCGGAGAAGCTAGAGAAGGTGGTGTCTGCCGTAATCGGTTCCCTCAGGGCGAGGAACCAGCGGCCCTCGCTCAGGTAGGTCAAAGTGCCCAACTCCATCTCGACCTGGGTGCCCTCCTTGCCCTCCTTCTGCAGAGCCAGGATCTCCAGCAAATCCAAACCGGTCTGAACCGCCTCCACACCAGCCGCGCAGCCTAATGTGACATGGGCGCGGCTACCCACCGGGAGAGCCTCTACACTGGGCAGGAGGGCTGGAGTGACCCCTACTTTGTCCTCTCCCTCGGGCCAGAGCTTCAGTTGGGTTTCCGTCAAAGCCACACGGGCCCCAAACACACGAGGGGTCACTATGAGAGCAGTGACGGAAAGCTCATCAGACTTGGTAAGTGAATCCTTGACCACCTGAATGACAAAATATGGTCAaataagtattaatattttggcAGCAATTTCACAAAGATcgatttgttaacattagttaatgcatcaGCAAAAGACCTCAAGACGGGAATCAAACTCGGGTCGCTGTGAGGGCGGTTGCCCAAAACTAAGAGCGCTGACGCCTGTATCATTTTCTATTAAAGTGAGAATGAAACTCAGTGTCAAATCCGTGTCACATTTAGCagtggcagctcttaaagtaatagcagccaaataagctaataacccagcttctgtgatgtctattaatccaaaaaaaaaaaaaataataatatcaaaacaataacttttgtagctttaaggattcatctgTATTTAATTGAGTgtttagtatttagtgtttgataactttattcaatttctgtatagTTCCTACTTTCTGAAGGGCCGGGTAAATAAAGGGTTTAAGTCTAatcaaatgttaaaattgattgCTGTTGAATGGCTAtggtcaatggttaaatattaggaaaaaaagaacaatttcctagagattattggtatcagtgataccttcagtcataaaacaaatatttaacaaatataaaaatataaaaaaaatataaaaaatataaaaatatacggTCTTTGTtgtttatacattaatttgaagactgaatgtgaaattgcaatataaaagtatatttaaaaattttaatgaaatgaaaaaaaaagtccttaTGTGATTTCTGCCTCTCCCTGCACTgttatacaaaatgtattctttcGCAGTTTCATTCATATACACTGCTCTCCAAACGTTTAGAAACatgttataaattaaatataataaataaataaaattataatcaagcaGTGATCTTATTCtaaaaacatataaacactTATATTTCAAGGGGTGAGAACCAGAAGGGTGTGACATTTTGGGTtaaactgatatatatatatatatatatatatatatatatatatatatatatatatatatatatatatatatatatatatatatatatatatatatatatatatatatatatttctcaaaTGAAAGCTCTTGATGAGTGTTTTCTACTGCCAAAAGGACATAAGTGAATTACTAATAATTTTAGAGTTATTCATTTAAAACCAAAGACTAAACACTGAAAATACTAAGCCATTTGGTGCCAAAAGGGGCGTAAATGCACTTACGCCACTTTGGCattgagaaatgttttgtgggtAAAGCATGTAGATGGCACATGAGTCAAAATGGCTGATACCACATAAAATTCAACGTCAGTGAGGTGAAGCTAGCTAGCATGTAGTAACCAATAACTTATATTCTAATGGTATGTCATCATATAGGCACTCAATTACTGCTTAGCCACAAGAGAGAGAATGCAGAAAagggattattattattgttattgttaataatagttAGTTATGCAATTCATTACTTCAGTATTATTCAGttactattttttgttacaAACCCAAGTAAAATAGTGATatactatattaaaaatacatttgttccATACtagttcaaatctattaacattTAGTTTTCTATATTGTCTATTTGCGGACATATCACTCTATAATTacggatttaaaaaaaacaaaacaaaaaaacctataattaaactttatttggagaacaacttgtgcacaatgcacacttctcaatattaagcctaaaatgtgttttaatgtcattgttgatgaggattgtatgaaaGGGTGAGAACCAGAAAGGCGCAAGTGACATTTCACCAGCTTTACAGGAaggccaaaacaaaaatttaccatAGTTTGATCTGACTCTGTGTACTGATTTCAAtcgtttatattaaaaattttgtACACTCATGAATGACAGTATACTTTTGCCTGTAGAAAGAGCTCCTCATGAGCTTTCATTAGATATATACATCTacgtcttcagttgtaaagaaattatgtttttgaggatttctctacatatagtggacttctatggtgcccatgagtttgaacttccaaatttcagtttcagtgcagtttcaaatggctctaaacgatcccagccgaggaagagtcttatctagtgaaatgattggttggAACTGgaaacaaaatgacaatttatatactttttaacctcaaacgctcgtcttatctaactctgcctgaactctatgtattccagttcaagacagttagggtatgtagaaaaactcctatcccattttctcctccaacttcaaaatcatcctacatcactgcagaagtaccaacccagtttacaaagtgaatgtgcaaaaatCAAaaggcctttacaaaaaaggtaaaacaatgaagTTGGAGtagaaaatgagacgggagtttttcgacataccctaacagccatgaactggaatacacagttcacgcagagctagacgacacaagcatttgaggttaaaaagtatataaattatcagttcgtttttagaaaataaccaattgtttgccctttaaagctgcatttaaacttcattttggaagtttaaactcacaggaaccacagaagtccactatatggagagaaatcctgaaatgctttcctcaaaaaacaatttttgtacaactaaagaaagacagacatgaacatctcggatgacaagggggtgagtacattatctgtaaatttttgttctggaagtggacttatttAAGTACATAGTTAGTTAGACTTTAAGTAAccaatatgtaaatgtatttgtagtatacttagcatgaattCGCCCATTTGGCCAAATTGTTAAGTAGCTGGAATaactattttagtaaaaatgaatCTCAcaatgtacacatttttattataaacaattgaAACCAGTACACAAAGTCAGATGAAACTATggtcaatttttgttttggccCTCCTGTAAAGATGGTGAAATGTCACGCACGCCCTTCTGCTTCTCACCCCTCGATTTGAACTTCATGATATGAcacgtcaaaaaaaaaaaaaaaaaaaaaaatggcttgtGTGGGAAAACCAACCTGCAGCTCTGCATACTCTTTTGCCCCCTCTGCTTTCCCATAATTACAGAACTTTGTAGTGCAGTGGAGGTGCACTGGGTTCTGGAAATACTGCTCAAGATCCACTTCTTTGTCCGCCTCACCGGtaactgttaaaaacaaaaatttagcACTACAAACACACCAACTCTGAGGAGAACCACAAGTGCATGTATGTTCACACAGTCTACTCACATTCACTGATGTGTCCTTTGAAGGCCTCCAAAGTGTCCAGCGTCTTGAGAAAGTCCATGGTTGCACACTTAACTCGTTCTTGTTCCTCTGGAAGCAGGAACCAGCCGAAGAACAAAGGCAGCTCTGGCTCTTTCGGCTTGGTCTCGGCCTCTTTGGGAGGCTCAGCTTGAACTCCATCGGCCTCTGGTTGTACCTTTTCCTCTTCTCCTTCTGTCTTTTTCTCCTCAGCTTTATCAGATTCTTTTGGCTTGGCTTCATTCACAGCAGTGGGTTTGGACTCTGCCTCTTTGGCAGGCTCCTCCTCTTTCTTAGGCTCCACCTCTTTCACAGCTTCTTCCTCCTGCTTCTCAGGTTCAGAATTCACTTGAACCTGCGGCTCCTCAGACTTCTTCTGCTGTTCTTGCTCAGGGGACTTCTCAGAAGACTCGGCAGCCGGGGGTTCCTCCGGAGATTTTTGTGGCGCCACCTCGGGTTCGGCTGGTTTGGCTGGAGGCGCTTCGGATTCCGTCGCGTTCTCCTTTTCTGGCAATTCCCTAGCAGAATGCTCTGCCTCTGGGGTCTTCTCCGGTTCAGGGGCCGCTTTTGGAGGATCTGCTGGTTCTGAAGGTGCCACCTCTTCGGACTTAGGCTCCGATTTCTCCTCTTGCTGTGCCACCACTTCCTGTGTCTCAGCAACAGCCTCTGGAACTTCCTGATTCTGTTCAGCTTCCATTGCTACACAGCAGGCCGCTTCTGATAAACAAGATAAATTTGGCAAGAGTGAGTGCGAATGCATTTCTACAAAAAGATTACGCTGTGCATGAGAACTGCATGCAAATGTAAACAAGGGGTTAAATGACAGGCAGCTCCAGGAACGCTTGGTAAAGATTAACAGAAACTATCCACCTAAACATGGCAGTTAAAACGACCACTTTTTCAGACCCTTCACAGCACGTAGGCTCTTGGAAACTTCAATTTTACTACCCACAACTGCATATTTTAGCTCTGCAGCCTCCGTACAGCCTCCCGCTCTCGTCCTTCTGAGCAAATCTGAAAACCACTGCTCCGTTTAGACCAATGCACATTCGGATTCATATGAAATAAAACACCACTGTGCATTTCTAGTGAAATTTGAGTAGGCATCAGACTGCCAATGCAAGAGCTGCTTTTCTCTAGCCTACACATGACTCCTTCGCTCTTTATCCATATTTCTCTTTGTCTCCAATCTTCTACTCTTTAATAGAGGCCTGAAGTAAACCATAGAAACTCTGTATGCTGGAAATCTTCGGTTTTAATGATACTTCACACCGtaatacgctaccagtcaaaagtttttgaacagtaagatttttaatggttttttttttaaagaaatctcgtctgctcaccaagcctgtatttatttattccaaagTACTCAAAAgctatttatttcagataaatgctgatctttggatccttttattcaaagaattcaaaaaaaaaaaaaaaaaattttactcagctgttttaaatagtgataataataataaaagatgtttcttgaacagcaaatcagcatgaatTACtccactgaagactggtgtaatgatgctgaaaatttagctttgaaatcacaggaataaattacattttaaaatatatttaaatagaaaacagttactttaaatagtaaaaatatttcaaaattgtattgtttttgctccattttggatcaaataaatgcaggcttggtgtgcTGAAGAGTAAGCAGAAGTATCTTCtgcttactgttcaaaaacttttgactggtagagttTAGCACCATAGTGTCTTCTAATGTTAGATTTCAGATTAATAAGCAGAAGTACAGCTGTAGCCTAGATATTAAGTTGTGTTTGCGAGTCATCAGATGTCAAATGACTTTATTTCATTGTGAAACCAGTTGTCATCATCACCTTCTTGCCAAAATACATCTGTTCCCCATTTTATAGAGCAATGCAAATGTTTACAGCTTAATCAAATGACAAACTTTCATATCAGCCAGGCGACACAATTCACAGCTGATGGGTTCAAATGGTGCCTCTTGGTGCCATTAAATGTTAACTTCTCCATGCAGTTGGCTGGATTTTACACCAACACCTTGGCCACGGCCCAGGTTCTGATGAAAGTGTGTGAAAAGCAGAAGCAGGCCGCTGTTTTACAGGAGCCCCTCAGTGAGTCGTGAGACAGCAACACCTGCACATCATTTGGGCCACTTTTTTTGTGGCTGTGTCTTAATATCAGGCGTGCCGCCTGCTTAGACAGCATTTCTGGGAAGCAAACACGTTTTGAATCAGTTCAATATGTCTGATGCCCAGctgctgtctaggtaggcagccTTTGTGTGACCAAATTAGATTCGGACACGCCAGCCAATCTATGGAAGACAAAGAAAACCCAAAACGCCCTGCAGATTCACTCAGACAGTAGCGACACATCAAGCAGAGGTCACGCGTCACACGCATATAACTGTACTAGATTTAACGACATTGCGCACACGAATATAGACAATTTGGTGGAAAAACGGTGCGCCGATTTAAAGGAAACGAGGGCTACGATTAATTCAATGAATTTCTAAATCTACAGAAGTCTCAAATGAATAGGAGCAAATGAGCGTACTGTTAATTAACGGTAACAATGCAAAGCCGTGGATTCGGGGAGTGGCAGTGCCCGGCCACGCTGCATGCAGACAAAACAAATCAGCGTGGCAATGCCTACCGCAGCTGGGAAAGAAAGCACATGCCTGAAACACCAAATTATGTGTTACATCTTAGATCTTAGACTTGGAAAACGAAACTTGCTGGGTGCAAATACGATCTACAAGATTAAAAAGCAACAGTCAGTGATCCGCGTAAATGCAACTCACTTGATTACAACGTTGGCGGATGTGTGAAAAGCTGTCACCCTTTTCCGGGGCTGAAGGTTCAAAGCGCCGTACGGCCAAATTCCACGTTTCTCCAGACCAGAGCGCTGCGCAGAAACCCCCGCCTGGCCGAGCACTAGCAATAATCAGGAAACAAAACGGAAACCACTGGCACTTGAGCACGCTCACTGCGTACACGAGAGCGCGGACACGGAAGGGAGAGGCAGATAATACAGAACAGAGGCAAATTTTAAGCGCGCTCCCGCTTTGCAGACCGTCCCTCGCTGTGCACGTCAGCGACCGGAATTTTTtttgacatcatactgctcgtCAATATGTCTCAGTCATCATGTGAGTCTTAAATCTAATTTCATATCAATGACTAATCTTTactttaaatacagtaaatccTTAATGTTCGCACATGGTGGTCGTtggataatataataatataaatggaaaacaaacgtgaccctgaaccacaaaagcagtcataagggtcattttgttttaaattgagatgtatacatcatctgaaagctgaataaataagctttgattGTATTGGACAacatttggccaagatacaactatttgaaaatctggaatctgagggtgcaaaaaagtcaaaatattgagaaaattgcctttaaaattgtccaaatgaagttcttagcaatgcatattgctaatcaaaattaagatatattatatatgatatattaggtgggaaatttgcaaaatatcttaatttgtcctctccccaattTTGTTACTACCGAAACACAATAATATATCATTAgataagaagggttatattgacctattaagattttgcttacatcttccttttttctattttattacaagTTTTCCAAGGTAAATTCATAACggttacaattttaacaatatttcaagtgatttatgagatttgttttattctgaatccaatttttctttgtaaaaggcaaaaagttgatcatactgattttaaacttaaagattcgttagtttgaatatacaatGAACCAAACACAATCATAACGTcttagtatactttatttttgacagaacatcccatgtttcagtCTTGACTGCATATTTTCGGTAGTGACGGTAATGTTTTttg
It contains:
- the cnp gene encoding uncharacterized protein cnp, which produces MEAEQNQEVPEAVAETQEVVAQQEEKSEPKSEEVAPSEPADPPKAAPEPEKTPEAEHSARELPEKENATESEAPPAKPAEPEVAPQKSPEEPPAAESSEKSPEQEQQKKSEEPQVQVNSEPEKQEEEAVKEVEPKKEEEPAKEAESKPTAVNEAKPKESDKAEEKKTEGEEEKVQPEADGVQAEPPKEAETKPKEPELPLFFGWFLLPEEQERVKCATMDFLKTLDTLEAFKGHISEFTGEADKEVDLEQYFQNPVHLHCTTKFCNYGKAEGAKEYAELQVVKDSLTKSDELSVTALIVTPRVFGARVALTETQLKLWPEGEDKVGVTPALLPSVEALPVGSRAHVTLGCAAGVEAVQTGLDLLEILALQKEGKEGTQVEMELGTLTYLSEGRWFLALREPITADTTFSSFSDDKPTSEQGKKDGEKKKKVYHSVSAKRGGEEERGEEEKTFFLRAPALGWLRMMLCFCMCVGGLRVCFAALVCAQGWLGMIWQAVCDQTFQSGLLAPGFLLAGAFFPFAWQHKLRGLSICLKVMDHSAGKFTLR